The following are encoded in a window of Arthrobacter sp. OAP107 genomic DNA:
- a CDS encoding sugar phosphate isomerase/epimerase family protein yields the protein MPRPYTLFTGQWADLPFEEVARLASGWGYDGLEIAVSGDHLDAWRWDEPGYVESKLAVLDKYNLKAWAISNHLKGQAVCDDPIDFRHEAIVGSKVWGDGDPEGVRQRAAEEMKHTARLAKALGVDTVVGFTGSSIWQYVAMFPPVPEKVIDAGYQDFADRWNPILDVFDENGVRFAHEVHPSEIAYDYWTTVRTLDAIGHREAFGLNWDPSHFMWQGIDPVSFIWDFKDRIYHVDCKDTKLRFTGRNTVMGSHLPWGDPRRGWDFVSAGRGDVPWESSFRALTAIGYTGPISVEWEDAGMDRLHGAPEALAALKKFDFPASQTSFDAAFSSKD from the coding sequence ATGCCCCGCCCGTACACCCTGTTCACCGGCCAGTGGGCCGATCTCCCCTTCGAGGAAGTCGCGCGCCTTGCCTCAGGCTGGGGCTACGACGGCCTGGAAATCGCCGTCTCCGGCGACCACCTGGACGCCTGGCGCTGGGACGAACCCGGCTACGTCGAGTCCAAACTCGCCGTCCTGGACAAATACAACCTCAAGGCCTGGGCCATCTCCAACCACCTCAAGGGCCAGGCCGTGTGCGATGACCCGATCGACTTCCGCCACGAAGCCATCGTCGGATCCAAAGTCTGGGGCGACGGCGACCCCGAAGGCGTCCGGCAGCGTGCCGCCGAGGAAATGAAACACACCGCCCGGCTCGCCAAGGCCCTCGGGGTCGACACCGTCGTCGGATTCACCGGCTCCTCCATCTGGCAGTACGTCGCCATGTTCCCTCCCGTCCCGGAAAAAGTCATCGACGCCGGCTACCAGGACTTCGCGGACCGCTGGAACCCCATCCTGGACGTCTTCGACGAAAATGGAGTCCGCTTCGCCCACGAAGTCCACCCCAGTGAGATCGCCTACGACTACTGGACCACCGTCCGCACCCTCGACGCGATCGGCCACCGCGAAGCGTTCGGCCTGAACTGGGACCCGTCCCACTTCATGTGGCAGGGCATCGACCCCGTCTCCTTCATCTGGGACTTCAAGGACCGGATCTACCACGTCGACTGCAAGGACACCAAGCTCCGCTTCACCGGCCGGAACACCGTCATGGGCTCCCACCTGCCCTGGGGCGACCCGCGCCGCGGCTGGGACTTCGTCTCCGCAGGCCGCGGCGACGTGCCCTGGGAATCCTCCTTCCGGGCCCTCACCGCGATCGGCTACACCGGCCCCATCTCGGTGGAATGGGAAGACGCCGGCATGGACCGCCTGCACGGCGCCCCCGAAGCCCTCGCCGCCCTGAAGAAGTTCGACTTCCCCGCCTCCCAAACCAGCTTCGACGCCGCCTTCAGCAGCAAAGACTAA
- a CDS encoding type II toxin-antitoxin system VapB family antitoxin — MIFKAVGEGRPYPDHGFSTPKDWAALPPRPVRLDELVTTKRTLDLEALLAEDSTFFGDLFPHVVQYQGILYLEDGLHRAVRTALHQRTAIHARVLVIDG, encoded by the coding sequence GTGATATTCAAAGCTGTGGGCGAGGGACGCCCTTACCCCGACCATGGTTTCAGTACCCCCAAAGACTGGGCGGCGCTTCCGCCCCGTCCCGTGCGGCTGGATGAACTTGTGACCACCAAGCGGACCCTGGACCTTGAAGCGCTCCTCGCCGAGGACTCCACGTTCTTTGGCGACCTGTTTCCCCACGTGGTGCAGTACCAGGGCATCCTCTATCTGGAGGACGGCCTGCACCGGGCGGTAAGGACGGCACTCCACCAGCGCACCGCGATACATGCAAGGGTGCTTGTGATCGATGGCTAG
- a CDS encoding Gfo/Idh/MocA family oxidoreductase yields the protein MTSSASPGTPPGAHRPLGVAMIGYAFMGKAHSNAWRNVASFFDVPAFDQKVLVGRDAGQVAAAAARYGWAESATDWRAVLERDDIHIVDICAPGWMHAEIAIAALAAGKHVLVEKPLANTLAEAEAMTAAAQAARARGVQSMVGFNYRRVPALALARELIAEGRLGTVRHVRAAYLQDWLADAESPMTWRLNKETAGSGALGDIASHAIDQVLFLLGDAVTEVSGRLHTFTAVRPGKHGPEDVTVDDAAWATLSLASGAIASVEVSRVATGQKNSLKLEIYGEKGTILFDLEDLNELGFLDATVPVREQGFRRILVNEPGHPYLEAWWPQGHIIGWEHTFTHEIRDFLTAINAGEAPSPSFEEGLAVQRVLAAIEESAAAKSATIQLVQPTATETATEGA from the coding sequence ATGACTTCCTCCGCATCGCCCGGCACACCGCCGGGAGCCCACCGCCCCCTGGGTGTGGCGATGATCGGCTACGCGTTCATGGGCAAGGCCCACTCGAATGCGTGGCGGAACGTCGCGTCCTTCTTCGACGTCCCGGCCTTCGACCAGAAGGTGCTCGTGGGCCGGGACGCCGGCCAGGTCGCCGCCGCGGCAGCCAGGTACGGCTGGGCCGAGTCCGCCACGGACTGGCGCGCCGTCCTGGAACGGGACGACATCCACATCGTCGACATCTGCGCCCCGGGCTGGATGCACGCCGAGATCGCCATCGCCGCCCTCGCCGCGGGCAAGCACGTGCTCGTGGAGAAGCCGCTGGCCAACACCCTCGCCGAGGCCGAAGCCATGACCGCCGCGGCGCAGGCGGCCCGGGCACGCGGAGTGCAGTCCATGGTCGGGTTCAACTACCGCCGCGTCCCTGCGCTGGCTTTGGCCAGGGAACTGATCGCGGAGGGCCGGCTCGGCACGGTCCGGCATGTCCGGGCCGCTTACCTGCAGGACTGGCTCGCGGACGCGGAGTCACCGATGACCTGGCGGCTGAACAAGGAAACCGCCGGGTCCGGGGCGCTCGGGGACATCGCGTCCCACGCCATCGACCAGGTGCTGTTCCTGCTCGGCGACGCCGTTACCGAGGTCTCGGGCCGGCTGCACACCTTCACTGCCGTCCGGCCCGGCAAGCACGGGCCGGAGGACGTGACGGTCGACGACGCCGCCTGGGCCACGCTGTCCCTCGCCTCCGGGGCCATCGCCTCCGTTGAAGTCTCCCGGGTGGCCACCGGCCAGAAGAACTCCCTGAAGCTGGAGATCTACGGTGAGAAGGGCACCATCCTCTTCGACCTGGAAGACCTGAACGAGCTCGGTTTCCTGGACGCCACTGTTCCCGTGCGGGAGCAGGGCTTCCGCCGCATCCTGGTCAACGAGCCCGGGCACCCCTACCTTGAGGCGTGGTGGCCGCAGGGCCACATCATCGGCTGGGAACACACCTTCACGCACGAGATCCGCGACTTCCTTACCGCGATCAACGCCGGGGAGGCGCCGTCGCCGTCGTTCGAGGAGGGCCTCGCCGTCCAGCGCGTCCTGGCAGCCATCGAGGAGTCCGCCGCAGCGAAGAGCGCCACCATCCAGCTCGTCCAGCCCACCGCCACCGAAACCGCTACCGAAGGAGCCTGA
- a CDS encoding glycosyltransferase family 4 protein, giving the protein MRIGLISAPWIPVPPPGYGGTERVVDSLARGFAVAGHEVLLAAPSDSTCPVPLAPRMRPSEPADMGFALSELSHIIRAYDGMAGVDIIHDHTMSGPLYAHRPAGIPVVTTIHIRLAQQAVDLYSAIGKSTGIIAISHDQVSRSPEVPVTKVIHHGMDVASVPVGQGNGGYLCFIGRLSPDKGILEAIQIARAAVIPLRISARIQGPEEQAYFDDVVKPALGPDVEFTGPLPDAEKYELVGGALAFLNPIQWPEPFGLVMIEALATGTPVVGTPLGAAPEIVEHGVTGYLGSVDQLAGFAAQAAGLSREACRASAEQRFSSARMVADHLALYEEILGGQARGPELLFR; this is encoded by the coding sequence ATGCGCATAGGACTGATATCGGCACCGTGGATCCCGGTTCCGCCCCCCGGCTACGGCGGCACCGAGCGGGTGGTTGACAGCCTTGCGCGCGGATTCGCCGTGGCCGGACATGAGGTCCTGCTGGCGGCCCCGTCCGACAGTACCTGCCCCGTTCCACTGGCCCCGCGGATGCGCCCGTCCGAACCGGCGGACATGGGGTTCGCGTTGTCGGAGCTGAGCCACATCATCAGGGCCTACGACGGCATGGCAGGGGTCGACATCATCCACGACCACACCATGAGCGGACCGCTCTATGCCCACCGTCCCGCCGGAATCCCGGTGGTCACCACCATCCACATCCGCCTGGCTCAGCAGGCCGTGGACCTGTACAGCGCGATCGGAAAGAGCACCGGCATCATCGCCATCTCCCATGACCAGGTCAGCCGGTCGCCGGAGGTCCCGGTGACGAAGGTGATCCACCACGGCATGGACGTGGCGTCCGTTCCGGTGGGCCAGGGAAACGGCGGCTACCTGTGCTTCATTGGACGGCTGTCCCCGGACAAGGGCATCCTCGAGGCCATTCAGATCGCCCGTGCCGCGGTCATCCCGCTGCGCATCAGCGCCCGGATTCAGGGACCCGAGGAGCAGGCCTATTTCGACGACGTCGTCAAGCCGGCGCTCGGGCCCGACGTGGAGTTCACGGGGCCGCTGCCCGATGCTGAAAAATACGAACTTGTGGGCGGCGCGCTCGCGTTCCTGAATCCGATCCAGTGGCCGGAACCGTTCGGTCTCGTGATGATCGAGGCGCTGGCCACCGGAACGCCCGTCGTCGGGACCCCTCTCGGTGCTGCGCCGGAAATCGTGGAGCACGGTGTCACGGGCTATCTGGGCAGCGTCGACCAGCTCGCCGGGTTCGCTGCCCAGGCCGCAGGTCTGAGCCGGGAAGCCTGCCGCGCTTCGGCGGAGCAGCGCTTCAGTTCGGCCCGCATGGTGGCCGACCACCTGGCGCTCTACGAGGAGATCCTCGGCGGACAGGCCAGGGGGCCGGAGCTTCTATTCAGATAA
- a CDS encoding stealth conserved region 3 domain-containing protein encodes MPALAEATSPAAVARLKHRPDVVRRSGRYALINDTRTPYQAMVEDLLFLRNVLDGAGLDYLLVRGNNDRPVIALDWKDRKKLRSALVDACRNEPFYSMTVDAKKKTSVLVADGELSVNRQARIFRLYRPRVEPEGGFEFGASAGVQVELWSFLGNEVILPIENSLTRRTMMAHEAVRGTVERYGHTWPTIENMFADHASDISFDIDMVFSWVDGTSPEYIAARRARMAGAVVGEGDDHEARYRQINELKYALRSVYMFAPWVRRIFIATDSPAPEWLNDHPSVTIVRSEEFFADPSVLPTHNSQAVECQLHHIEGLSEHFLYSNDDMFFGRPVGPDMFFTPGGITKFIEAETRIGLGDNDAERSGFENAARVNRKLLWNRFGRITTRHLEHTAAPLRRSLVAQMEQEFPAEFASTAASTFRAADNISVTNSFYHYYALLTGRAVTQTAAKVRYVDTTLRSGLKYLPKLLTKRNMDFFCLNDGSFPEVPADERAELVTDFLEKYYPIKAPWEK; translated from the coding sequence ATACCCGCGCTTGCGGAAGCAACGTCCCCGGCGGCTGTGGCGCGCCTCAAGCACCGCCCCGACGTCGTTCGCAGGTCAGGCAGGTATGCGCTGATCAACGACACCCGGACGCCCTACCAGGCCATGGTGGAGGACCTGCTCTTCCTGCGGAACGTGCTGGACGGGGCCGGCCTGGATTACCTGCTGGTGCGGGGCAACAATGACCGCCCGGTGATCGCCCTCGACTGGAAGGACCGCAAAAAGCTGCGGTCCGCCCTCGTCGACGCCTGCCGGAACGAGCCCTTCTACTCCATGACCGTGGACGCGAAGAAGAAGACATCCGTCCTGGTGGCCGACGGCGAACTCTCCGTCAACCGGCAGGCGCGCATCTTCCGGCTGTACCGCCCGCGGGTTGAGCCAGAGGGAGGCTTTGAATTCGGTGCCTCCGCCGGCGTCCAGGTGGAGCTGTGGAGCTTCCTGGGCAACGAAGTGATCCTGCCGATCGAGAACTCCCTGACCCGCCGCACCATGATGGCGCACGAGGCCGTCCGTGGAACGGTCGAGCGCTATGGCCACACCTGGCCCACCATCGAGAACATGTTCGCGGACCACGCAAGCGACATCAGCTTCGACATCGACATGGTCTTCTCCTGGGTGGATGGCACCTCCCCCGAGTACATCGCCGCCCGCCGTGCCCGGATGGCGGGCGCTGTGGTGGGCGAAGGCGACGACCATGAGGCACGCTACCGGCAGATCAACGAGCTTAAATACGCGCTCCGGTCCGTCTACATGTTTGCACCGTGGGTCCGCCGCATCTTCATCGCCACCGACTCCCCCGCGCCGGAATGGCTGAACGACCACCCGTCCGTGACCATCGTCCGGAGCGAGGAGTTCTTCGCCGACCCGTCGGTGCTGCCCACCCACAACTCGCAAGCTGTGGAGTGCCAGCTGCACCACATCGAGGGCCTCTCCGAGCACTTCCTCTACTCCAACGACGACATGTTCTTCGGGCGGCCGGTTGGTCCGGACATGTTCTTCACACCGGGCGGGATCACCAAGTTCATTGAGGCGGAGACCCGCATCGGCCTCGGCGACAACGACGCCGAGCGCAGCGGCTTCGAGAACGCGGCCCGGGTCAACCGGAAGCTGCTCTGGAACCGCTTCGGCCGGATCACCACCCGCCATCTGGAGCACACGGCGGCGCCGCTGCGTCGGAGCCTCGTGGCCCAGATGGAGCAGGAGTTCCCGGCCGAGTTCGCGAGCACTGCCGCCAGCACATTCCGCGCCGCGGACAACATCTCCGTCACGAATTCCTTCTACCACTACTACGCGCTGCTGACAGGCCGTGCCGTGACCCAGACGGCGGCCAAGGTGCGGTATGTGGACACCACGCTCCGGTCGGGGCTGAAGTATCTGCCCAAGCTGCTGACCAAGCGCAACATGGACTTCTTCTGCCTCAATGACGGCAGTTTTCCGGAGGTTCCGGCCGACGAACGGGCGGAGCTGGTTACGGACTTCCTGGAGAAGTACTACCCGATCAAGGCGCCCTGGGAAAAGTAG
- a CDS encoding DsbA family oxidoreductase, whose amino-acid sequence MKIEIWSDVACPWCYIGKRRFEAALAEFPHRDQVEVQWRSYQLDPALPDHYDGTELDYLSKRKGMAAGQVRQMFEQVAAQAKGEGLNYRFDDVVVANSFTAHRLIHLAAARGKQDAAKERLLSDHFEHGKDIGSPDYLTSVGAELGLDAGDVAELFTTDKYADDVRRDFAEARTLGISGVPFFVIDRKYGLSGAQPAASFTMALEQAWQESHPLVMVGVENSGSEQPDEQKAGAQAENVCGPDGCAI is encoded by the coding sequence ATGAAGATTGAGATCTGGTCAGACGTCGCTTGCCCCTGGTGCTACATCGGCAAGCGCCGCTTCGAAGCCGCCCTTGCCGAGTTCCCGCACCGCGACCAGGTGGAGGTGCAGTGGCGCAGCTACCAGCTCGACCCGGCCCTGCCCGATCACTACGACGGCACCGAGCTGGACTACCTCAGCAAGCGCAAGGGCATGGCCGCCGGCCAGGTCAGGCAGATGTTCGAACAGGTAGCAGCCCAGGCCAAAGGTGAGGGCCTCAACTACCGGTTTGACGACGTCGTGGTTGCCAACAGCTTCACGGCCCACCGGCTGATCCACCTGGCTGCCGCGCGCGGCAAGCAGGATGCGGCTAAGGAGCGGCTGCTCAGCGACCACTTCGAGCACGGCAAGGACATCGGCAGCCCCGATTACCTCACGTCTGTGGGCGCGGAGCTTGGGCTAGACGCCGGGGATGTCGCCGAGCTGTTCACTACAGACAAGTACGCCGACGACGTCCGCCGCGACTTTGCCGAAGCCCGCACCCTGGGCATCAGCGGCGTTCCGTTCTTCGTGATCGACCGCAAGTACGGGCTGTCCGGAGCCCAGCCCGCGGCGAGCTTCACCATGGCCCTCGAGCAGGCGTGGCAGGAGTCGCACCCACTGGTGATGGTCGGCGTCGAGAATTCAGGCTCTGAGCAACCAGACGAACAGAAGGCAGGCGCGCAGGCCGAAAACGTGTGCGGCCCGGACGGCTGCGCCATCTAA
- a CDS encoding TetR/AcrR family transcriptional regulator yields the protein MPRISAPSNAAQRAETQRRILNAFGELLFSHGLPGLTMTDVARHAGIGRTAVYNYYADIEELLIAYALVETERFMSGLRESLARLDNPVDRLALYVRAQVEDLSRRHLPPGPAMGAVLSPASFAKLADHVDGLSDMLQDILRDGMDQGYFPMADPLQQAQLIHGTLSSSAARGGDASEDLEERIARTVRFIQLGAGARFDDGGRPLRLQPPAAAAG from the coding sequence ATGCCACGGATTTCGGCCCCCAGCAATGCTGCGCAACGCGCCGAGACCCAGCGCCGCATCCTGAACGCGTTCGGCGAGCTCCTCTTCTCCCACGGGCTGCCCGGGCTGACCATGACCGATGTCGCCCGGCACGCGGGGATCGGCCGCACGGCTGTCTACAACTACTACGCCGACATCGAAGAGCTCCTGATTGCCTACGCCCTCGTGGAGACGGAGCGGTTCATGTCCGGGCTGCGCGAATCGCTGGCCCGGCTGGACAATCCGGTGGACCGGCTGGCCCTGTACGTGCGGGCCCAGGTGGAGGATCTCAGCCGCCGCCATCTGCCCCCGGGACCGGCCATGGGTGCTGTCCTGTCGCCGGCGTCGTTCGCCAAGCTCGCGGACCACGTGGACGGGCTCAGCGACATGCTGCAGGACATTCTCCGCGACGGCATGGACCAGGGCTATTTCCCAATGGCCGATCCCCTGCAACAGGCGCAGCTGATCCACGGCACGCTCTCCTCCAGCGCCGCCCGCGGCGGCGACGCCTCCGAAGACCTGGAGGAAAGGATCGCCCGGACCGTCCGCTTCATCCAGTTGGGCGCAGGGGCACGGTTCGACGACGGCGGCCGCCCCCTCCGCCTGCAGCCGCCTGCCGCTGCGGCCGGCTAA
- a CDS encoding LytR C-terminal domain-containing protein has product MARKPKDVTVLHGHRVITGPELRATFVDDDEKAENPGRLRRRILHGVVLVLLLGLIVAGIMGAMGVMSGQIKFPSAIQAQQNSSVCPATTFDYTPPAKVKVNVLNATSRNGLAKAAANEFKARKFVVGNVANTQTGYRGVAAVVSGPAGQSAAFTVQRNLPGSDYFQDGRKDASVDVILTSDYRGLVKPQLVDQTPGQLSCPRESRRVADDSQWPVMPTQGAKP; this is encoded by the coding sequence ATGGCTAGAAAACCCAAGGACGTGACCGTTCTCCACGGTCACCGCGTGATTACCGGCCCCGAGCTCAGGGCCACATTCGTCGACGATGATGAGAAAGCGGAAAACCCCGGACGGCTGCGCCGCCGGATCCTGCACGGCGTGGTGCTGGTGCTGCTGCTGGGCCTCATTGTCGCGGGGATCATGGGGGCGATGGGGGTGATGAGCGGGCAGATCAAGTTTCCGTCCGCCATCCAGGCCCAGCAGAACTCCTCCGTCTGCCCGGCAACGACCTTCGACTACACGCCGCCAGCCAAGGTGAAGGTCAACGTCCTCAACGCCACGAGCCGCAACGGCCTGGCCAAGGCGGCAGCCAACGAATTCAAGGCGCGGAAATTTGTTGTTGGCAACGTGGCCAACACGCAGACCGGTTACCGGGGAGTGGCGGCAGTCGTCTCGGGCCCTGCCGGACAGTCGGCGGCCTTCACCGTGCAGCGGAACCTGCCCGGCTCCGATTACTTCCAGGACGGGCGCAAGGACGCCAGCGTGGATGTGATCCTGACCAGCGACTACCGAGGCCTGGTCAAGCCGCAGCTCGTTGACCAGACGCCCGGCCAGCTCAGCTGCCCGCGGGAAAGCCGGCGGGTCGCGGACGACTCGCAGTGGCCCGTCATGCCAACCCAGGGCGCCAAGCCCTGA
- a CDS encoding phosphodiesterase, which produces MELIEAEHPRPRHFLLHLSDTHLLGGPDPLYGAVDSEARLIQLFDEVQASGARPEAVIFTGDLADKGDPEAYAKLRAVVEPACRDLGAQVIWAMGNHDNRANFRAGLFDQHGNDDPVDHSYYVNGLRVITMDTSVPGYHHGELSDNQLDWLAGQLETPAPDGTILALHHPPVPSVLDLSVLVELRDQASLAAVVRNSDVRSILAGHLHYSTTASFAGIPVSVASATCYTQDLNVPVGGTRGRDGGQAFNLVHVYEHTVVHSVVPLGTTPTVGEYVSPEETERRLAAAGIRIPEGAKRPMLTRK; this is translated from the coding sequence ATGGAGCTCATCGAGGCCGAGCACCCCCGGCCACGCCATTTTCTACTCCACCTGAGTGACACCCACCTGTTGGGAGGTCCGGACCCCCTCTACGGCGCAGTTGACAGCGAAGCCCGCCTGATCCAGCTCTTTGATGAGGTTCAGGCCTCCGGCGCACGCCCGGAAGCCGTGATTTTCACCGGCGACCTGGCGGACAAGGGCGACCCCGAGGCCTATGCCAAGCTCCGCGCTGTTGTGGAGCCCGCATGCCGGGACCTCGGCGCCCAGGTCATCTGGGCCATGGGCAACCACGACAACCGCGCTAATTTCCGCGCCGGCCTGTTCGACCAGCACGGCAACGACGACCCCGTCGACCACAGCTACTACGTCAACGGGCTCCGCGTCATCACCATGGACACGTCTGTGCCCGGCTACCACCACGGCGAACTCAGCGACAACCAGCTGGACTGGCTCGCCGGGCAGCTGGAGACGCCCGCGCCGGACGGCACCATCCTGGCCCTGCACCATCCGCCGGTGCCCTCAGTCCTGGACCTGTCAGTACTGGTGGAGCTCCGCGACCAGGCGTCCCTGGCAGCCGTGGTGCGCAACTCGGATGTCCGCAGCATCCTTGCCGGCCACCTGCATTACTCCACGACGGCGAGCTTCGCCGGCATCCCCGTCTCCGTGGCTTCAGCCACGTGCTACACCCAGGACCTGAATGTTCCGGTGGGCGGCACGCGCGGCCGCGACGGCGGGCAGGCCTTCAACCTGGTGCACGTCTACGAGCACACGGTGGTCCATTCGGTGGTGCCGCTGGGCACCACTCCCACCGTGGGCGAGTACGTCAGCCCCGAGGAGACGGAGCGCCGCCTGGCCGCAGCCGGCATCCGCATCCCTGAAGGGGCCAAGCGCCCCATGCTGACCCGGAAATAG
- a CDS encoding Gfo/Idh/MocA family oxidoreductase produces MTKHSPAPGDPIRWGILGTGFIAGLQTQDLVDNGFTVQAVGSRTLESSRRFSERFGIPSAHGSYEALVADPEVDVVYVATPHTFHYTHTLLALNAGKHVLVEKPFTVNAREAQELAAQAEAQGLVVLEAMWSRFLPHMARLREIIAEGSLGQIRKVTASHNQNLPKDPAHRLNDPALGGGALLDLGVYPVSFVFDVLGAPDSIRASAAMTATGVDRQTAAIFEYPDGQQAIVDCALDTASNNRAAIIGTDGWIDIEPTWYNPTPFTRYDNQGNVLERFDQPVTGRGMQYQAAEMERLIRAGVTAGTVLPPSESVAVMAAMDEIRRQIGLTYDADTARDGSSNE; encoded by the coding sequence GTGACCAAACACTCCCCCGCCCCCGGGGATCCCATCCGCTGGGGCATCCTCGGCACCGGCTTCATCGCCGGGCTGCAAACCCAGGACCTGGTCGACAACGGCTTCACGGTGCAGGCAGTCGGCTCCCGCACGCTCGAATCGAGCCGACGGTTCAGCGAAAGGTTCGGCATTCCGTCCGCCCACGGGAGCTACGAAGCGCTCGTTGCGGACCCGGAGGTCGACGTCGTCTACGTCGCCACCCCGCACACGTTCCACTACACCCACACGCTGCTCGCCCTGAACGCCGGCAAGCACGTGCTGGTGGAGAAACCGTTCACCGTCAATGCCCGGGAGGCGCAGGAACTGGCGGCGCAGGCCGAGGCCCAGGGCCTGGTGGTGCTGGAGGCGATGTGGAGCCGCTTCCTCCCCCACATGGCGCGCCTCCGCGAGATCATCGCCGAGGGCTCCCTCGGGCAGATCCGGAAGGTCACGGCCAGCCACAACCAGAACCTTCCCAAAGACCCTGCACACCGGCTCAACGATCCTGCCCTTGGCGGCGGTGCCCTGCTGGACCTCGGCGTCTACCCGGTGTCGTTTGTCTTTGACGTCCTCGGCGCACCGGACTCCATCCGGGCCAGTGCTGCGATGACGGCCACGGGCGTGGACCGGCAAACGGCAGCGATCTTCGAGTACCCGGACGGGCAGCAGGCAATCGTGGACTGTGCCCTGGACACCGCCTCAAACAACCGCGCCGCCATCATCGGGACGGACGGGTGGATCGACATCGAACCCACCTGGTACAACCCCACGCCCTTCACCCGGTACGACAACCAGGGAAACGTCCTGGAGCGGTTCGACCAGCCGGTGACCGGCAGAGGCATGCAGTACCAGGCGGCCGAGATGGAACGCCTCATCCGGGCCGGCGTCACCGCAGGCACAGTCCTGCCCCCGTCCGAGAGCGTGGCCGTCATGGCCGCCATGGACGAGATCCGCCGTCAGATCGGACTGACGTACGACGCCGATACCGCACGGGACGGATCCTCCAATGAGTGA